From Gemmatimonadaceae bacterium:
GCTGCGTACTTTCACAGAACCACACCTCGTAAGCGGGAAAATCCAGTCAAGTCTTATAGGATAACCGACTTACGAGGGCGATGCAAGGAGCTCGGCTCGCACCCGCTCGAGCGCACCACGCGGATCCGCGTCCTCCGTCACCGTGCGTCCAACTACCACATAGGTCGCACCCGCCGACGCCGCTCCGCCCGGGGTGACGACGCGCTTCTGGTCGTGTGCGCCGCTCCCGGCGAGGCGCACCCCGGGGACGAGAATCTCCAGCGCTCTGCTGTGCCGAGCGCGCACCGCAGCGGCTTCGACGCCGCTGCAAACGATGCCTCGCACTCCCGCCGACCTCGCGAGCTCGGCGAGCCGGAGCACCTCGCCTTCGACGTCCTCGACCTCCCGGCCCCAGGCTTCGCCGAGGGCGGTCGCATCGAGCGACGTAAGCACGGTGACAGCGAACACGCCGCAGCGTTCTCCCGCGCCCTCGACGGCCGCTTCCATCATCGTCCGTCCACCGGACGCATGCACCGTGATCAGGCGCGCGCCAAGCGCTGCCGCTCGCTTAGCGGCCGAGCGAACCGTGTTCGGGATGTCGTGGTACTTGAGGTCGAGGAACACGTCGCGGTCTCGTGCGCCTCCGCCATGGCGCATCTCGCTCACCACCTGCGGCCCGGCCGCAGTGAAGAGCTCGCTCCCCACCTTCACGAAATCGCACGCCTGGCCGAGCCGCTCCACGAGCGCTGCCGCCTCGCGCGCGCCGGGCACATCCAGCGCGACGATGGCTCGTGCAGCGCTCACGACGGCCACTCGAGCGTGCCGACGAGCTCGCCCACCGACCGCACGCCGTGCGTGTCGCACCACCGCGCGAGATCGCGCACCACGCGCTCGGGAAGTCGTGGGTCGCGCAGTGCCGCGGTCCCGATACCGACCAGCGACGCCCCGGCAATGATGTACTGCAAGGCGTCGGATGCGGACGACACACCGCCCACGCCGAGCAGCGGAACGCGCACCGCCTGTCGCACTTTCCACGTGGCGAGCACGCCGACGGGCAGCAGCGGCGCGCCGCTCACGCCGCCCGACCCGAAGCCTAACGCAGGCCGCCGGCGCTCGACGTCCACCATGAGGCCCGGCATCGTGTTCACGAGCGTGATCCCGTCGGCGCCCGCATCCACTGCCACGCAGGCGCTGGCGGCGATGTCCGGCGACGCCGGGCTCAGCTTGACGAAGAGCGGACGCGCAGTGGCGGCCCGAGCGCCGCGCACCACCGCGGCCAGTGTCGCCGGGTCGGCGCCGAACTCCATGCCGCCCGCCCGCACGTTCGGGCAACTCACGTTGAGCTCGAACACATCCACGCCGGCTTCGTCGGTGAGCGCCGCGACCACGGCTGCGTAATCGTCGGTCGTGTCGCCGACGACGTTTACGATGACGCGAGCGCGACCCGCGTGCTGCGCCAGCCACGGCAGCTCGACGCGTTTCACCTCGTCGAGCCCCGGGTTAGCCAGCCCGACCGCGTTGAGCATCATGCCGTCGGGCGCTTCGGCCACCCGCGGCGCGGGCGCGCCCGCCCGCGGCCTGGGACTCACCGCCTTGGTGCCGACGCCGCCTAACGCGTCGAGCGCGATGACGCCGCGCAACTCGCGCCCGTACGCCGCGGTGCCCGGCGCGAGCACGATGGGATTCTGAAAACTGACGCCCGCCACGGTCGCGGCGAGCGCATCCGCGCGAAGCGGGCGAGCGCTCACGTTTGCGCCATCCGGCTCACGGCGTGGCCACGCCTAACCGGCGCTGATAGTGGTCGAGATATTCGACCGTCGCATCCGCGATCGCCGACGCGATCTGCCGCTGCCGCGCCGGATTGGTGATGAACCGCGCGTCGGCGGGATTGGTGCCGAACCCGATCTCGACCAGGACCGCCGGCATGTATGCCGTTACGAGCACGCGGAATCCCGCCTGCTTCACGCCCCGGCTCGGGCCGGGCTCGATCGAGCCCAGGTGTTCCTGGATCAGGTCCGCCAGCTCGCTCGACTCGCGCAGGTGCTCGTTCTGCGCCATGTCGTTCATGATGTAGCTCAGCGGATCGCCTTTCTTGGCAGACACGTCCGTCTCGAATCGCACCGACGCGTTCTCCATTTCTTCCACGCGCTTCGCGTCCTCGGTCTTCGCCTCGGCGAGAAAGTACGTCTCGAAGCCGCGCGCCGCACCGGGATCCTTCCACGCGGGATTGGCCGCGTTGACGTGGATCGACACGAAAAGATCGCCGTGATGCTCGTT
This genomic window contains:
- a CDS encoding dihydroorotate dehydrogenase; this translates as MSARPLRADALAATVAGVSFQNPIVLAPGTAAYGRELRGVIALDALGGVGTKAVSPRPRAGAPAPRVAEAPDGMMLNAVGLANPGLDEVKRVELPWLAQHAGRARVIVNVVGDTTDDYAAVVAALTDEAGVDVFELNVSCPNVRAGGMEFGADPATLAAVVRGARAATARPLFVKLSPASPDIAASACVAVDAGADGITLVNTMPGLMVDVERRRPALGFGSGGVSGAPLLPVGVLATWKVRQAVRVPLLGVGGVSSASDALQYIIAGASLVGIGTAALRDPRLPERVVRDLARWCDTHGVRSVGELVGTLEWPS
- the pyrF gene encoding orotidine-5'-phosphate decarboxylase, which translates into the protein MSAARAIVALDVPGAREAAALVERLGQACDFVKVGSELFTAAGPQVVSEMRHGGGARDRDVFLDLKYHDIPNTVRSAAKRAAALGARLITVHASGGRTMMEAAVEGAGERCGVFAVTVLTSLDATALGEAWGREVEDVEGEVLRLAELARSAGVRGIVCSGVEAAAVRARHSRALEILVPGVRLAGSGAHDQKRVVTPGGAASAGATYVVVGRTVTEDADPRGALERVRAELLASPS
- a CDS encoding N-acetylmuramoyl-L-alanine amidase, with product MIAALLLAFQVAVAPAVRGGDAPVRMPSSAAHRTVVVDAGHGGPDNGMSGPIGTRWKVYEKNITLEVAKKLASALRARGLRVVMTRTTDTLIALSDRGRIANEHHGDLFVSIHVNAANPAWKDPGAARGFETYFLAEAKTEDAKRVEEMENASVRFETDVSAKKGDPLSYIMNDMAQNEHLRESSELADLIQEHLGSIEPGPSRGVKQAGFRVLVTAYMPAVLVEIGFGTNPADARFITNPARQRQIASAIADATVEYLDHYQRRLGVATP